The segment TATAGCACTTATGTTTTGTTGAATTACATAGTCTATGGATTAATTATTCAAAATTTCATATCAGTCGAAATTATTGATTATTTTAATATAAGTTATAATCAATTTATACCAATTAATATATTTATATTCTTAAGCATATTAATAGGTTTTCTCTTTTCAAACTATATTAATAAGATTTTGTTTATATTTATTATATTCGCTTCGATATTATCTAATGCATTTATTAATGATAAATTCATTAATGATAATTATTATATATTTTTGATTATAAGAGCATTATTTGGTTTTAGCTATGGCATAATTATTCCAAAGTTATTATATTTTTATAAACATTTTTCAATAAAAGTAAATACTGTTTGGCCTATTGGATTATTAATTGCTTCATTAATTACATATTTATTTATACCAGATCTTGGCTGGAATTCTGCTTTTTATTTTCTGCTAGGTGGTATATTTATATTTATTATTTTTTTACACTTTCCAAAAACAAAATTAATTTATAAAAAAAGCAATTATATTAGAGGTATTTCATTTGATCCTATACTTATAATAGATAGTACTGTTTTTTTCTTATTAATTTTTAATATTAAATATATAGTCATAAATAAATTACACGAAATAGATTTCACAAATATCTATCTAATCGCAATTTCCTTATTAATACTCTTATCTTATTTATTAGCAAATTATATAATTAAAAACTTTAATGAAAATATAATTATTCCTATACTATACACATTAATAATACTTTCCTCTTTTGATTATATATATTTACCATTAATAACTGCTTCATTTCTAACAATAAAATGGAAAGTATACGTAAATAATACTCCATTAAATAAAATTTTCTTTAGTACAATTATAGGAGGCATATTTGCTTCTTTCATTTCATATTTTGATAATATATTTTTAGCTATTACTATATTATCCTCTATTGGTTTCATAATTTACTTATCCAAAAACTATAAGCGGAACTACCATCTCATGAAATGATAAACCTCCATGTTTTCCTTTTAAATGAACAAATGAATTACCATATTTATATACAAAACTATAATTGCTTTTTGAAATCATTATATAATCTCCAACTCTCTCTTTAAACTTTTCATCTAATTTACATCCAAAAAGATTAATATTTTCAGCTTCATTTATATCTAACAAGTTACCATAATCATTGTAATTTAAATTAAAATAATCAAAAAATCTTTTTTTGTTTTTTGTATAAAAATACATCATCCTCATTTCTCCACCAGGAGGAATCCACAAATTTTTTGATAACTCATCCTTATTAGAAAATCTTATTTCATTAACTAATGGAGATTCCAACATCCCATGATCTGCTGTTATTATAATTGCTGTATCCTTTAAATCTATACATTCTAAAAATTCTTTTTCTAACATTTTTAAAAACCAATATATTTCTGATTTATATTTTCTATCTTTTGGACCATATTTATGTCCTATACCATCAACATATCCATAATATGCAAATTGAAATGACTTATCATTTTTAAACTCATTTAATTTATCATATACCATTCCAAACATTTCTACTAAAGATTTATATCCTTTAATATTGCCACCTTTCCCATGAATTTTACTCAATCCACTGTTCACTATATCAGAATGGGTATGTGTAAATGTTTTAACATCTAAATCATTTAAAATCTCATATATAGTTCTAACATTTAATATATCATTGACTAAAAACGTTTCAAAAACTCCCCTATCACCTAGTATTGGAGAAAAATCTATCATGCTTACTAATGACCCCAATTCCTTTAAGTATAATATATACCCTAAAATACCGTGTTTAGCTGGAGGTTGTGCAGTCATAATTGTTGTTATTGCATTTGCAGTTGTAGAAGGGAAAACAGAAGTCGCTGGAAAAAACTGATGTTGTTTTAAATACTTAAAATCTCCTTCTTTTAATACTAATTTAAATGTGTTATAGCTCATAGCATCAACTAAAAATAATACAACGTGTTTTTTATTTTTAAATGGTATGGGATATGGATTATATAATGGGATTCCACCAAAATTATATATTATCCAATTTGCAACATTAAGTATAGAATATTTATTGTAATGAGGTAATATCCCAAGTCCCTCTATCTTATTATCATATATTTCTTTTAATATATCTTTCCACAATTCCATCACCAACTTAGATAATATTTTTTGTATATTTTTTAGATACTATTTTAATATTTAATAGAAAAATGTGTATAACCTTGAACGGGTACTATTTCTTCTTCTATATTTTCTACATATGAAAAACCATTCCCTTTTATTATATAATTTTTTAATGAGTTTAAAGCTTCTTCATCTCCTTCTCCCCAGACTTCTACGCTACCGTCTGGCATATTCATAACATAACCTTTTATATTTAAACTTTCCGCTACACTATTAACAAACCATCTAAAGCCTACACCTTGAACTCTACCATATACTCTATACCTTTTACCAGTCATATTATACCTCCATTAATTAATTATATTCATTTTATTTTACCATTTTTAATATTATAACGTCAAATTTTAGTGATTTTCTGGTATACTATAGATAGAAAATAAAATTTTGAAAGGGGGAAGTTTTAAATGAAGTTTAAAACGCTCTTAATTTTGTCGTTGCTATTAGCTATTAGCTTATTAGCAAATCAATCTCTATTTATAAACAGTTATGAAGAAGGTGTTAGTGAAATATATTTTGAAAATCCATTATCACCTAAATTTGTTTCATCATACCCATATGTATTAAATATTAAAGATTTACCTGTATTTTTTGATTCAAAAGTTACTTCTTTTTTTATTAACGAAGACCTATTAGTTATTGGCTTAGAATCAAAAAAAGTTTATTTTATTAATCTAAAAAATAATGATTTCCAAGTTTTTGAGTTAAAAGATTATCCAACACAAATAAAAATGTATGAAGATACATATTATGTTTCTGTATATAAAAATGAAATAATACCTTTTAAATATGAAAATGGAAAAGTAATTAAAGGTTTTAGAATTAATTCAATTGGAGAAACATTTGATTTTGCTTTCACAGATAATTACTTATACGTTGCTGATGGTATAAAAGGTTTAGCTATTTATTCAAAATCTAATGGTACATTCAAATATATGAGACACCTTAAAACTGGTGGAGATGTCCAAAAGATTTATATTGACGAAAATTATATTTATACATTAGATGGAGCAAAGGGTATTTCTGTTTTTGATATTTCATTTAAATTATTACCATTTTTAGTAAAAACAGTTGATACTGGTGGTGGAGTAAATGCAATTTTAAAAAAAGGAAATTATTTATTTGTAACTGATAAATGGTACGGATTAGAAGTATTTAAAATGGAAGATATTTTAGATACAGATGCTAAAAAGAAAGTTTTACCTATATATAAACACTATACTTTAAATACACCTATAGATTTAAAAATCATAGATAACAATTATTTAGTTGTTACAGATGATTGGGGCGGATTAGAATTATTCAATATTTCAAATCCAGATAAACCAGAATTAGTAAAAACATTTAACAATCATACAATATTACAAGGATTATTTGTAAAGGATAATTATTTATACGCAGCAGATAAAAAAGATGGATTAATTATTTTTGATATAGCTGATCCTACTGATCCTAAGGAAGTAGCTTCAAAAAGAACGTTGAATTTAAAATTATTACCAAGAAGATTAGAACAAACATTAAATGATGCTTTTAATGTTTTTGCAGATAATAAATATGCATATATTGCCGACAGACAAAATGGTTTTACTATTTTTGACATTTCTGATTTGAATAATCCTACAGTACTATCAAATTATGTAGATGTAAAAGATAATGATAATGTTATTTTAGGTTATACAAATAATTTTGTTGTAGAAGAAAATACAGCTTATATAGCTGACTCTTACAAGGATTTAGTAGTATTAGATATAACTAATAAGAATAAACCTGTTATAAATTCAATTAATAGAGTTCTTGGAAGAACAATGGATGTAGCGAAAAAAGGAAACTATATTTTCTTAGCAACTGATGACGTTGGATTTGAAACTATTAAATTTGAAAATGGAAAATATTATAATTTATCACAAAAATTTAGAATAAATGGTTTTGTAAAGGATATAGAATTATATAACGATTATGCATACCTTGCTGTTGATTGGAAATATACTGTATTAAAAAACAAAACAGTTGAAATCGGAGAACCAGGTGTTTATATCGTAAATATTACAGATCCTGAAAATCCATTTGTAGAAAATAGAATAAATATAAATGATTCTGGTGTTTTAAAAGTAAGAGTATTTAATGATATTTTATTCGCTGCTATGGGAAAAGATGGTTTTGCATTAATTGACATTAAAACAAATAAAATTATTTCAAAAATAAATACACCTGGTTATACATACGATTTATACGTTAAAAATAATTATTTATATGTTGCTGATGGCAAAAATGGTATGATGATATTCGATATTCAAAATCCAACTAATCCACAATTTATTAAAAAGATTTTCTGGAGAACATATGGCGAAATTCAATAAAGAAATGGGGTGGGGATATGAATAAATCATTTGTTTTATTTGAAAGTAATAATCATAAGGTTATTCATTTAGGATTTGAATATTTAAATTCTGAAGGTATTTTTTCAAACCAATATTTAATAATACACAATAAAATAGGATTTTTAATTGATCCTGGGGGAGTTCATGTCTTCTCCAGGGTTTTATCTAATATTTCTAGTTATATTGATCCAAGAAATATTCTTGGCGTATTCTTTTCACATCAGGATCCTGATGTAGCTGCTGGATTAAGCCTATTACATGCTCATTTACCTTTTGCAAAATATTATTTTTCTAAATTATGGGATAGATTTATGCCACATTATGGAATATTTAAAAAAAATAACTTTTTTTTAATTGAAGATTACGGGGGTAAATTTTTTTTCGATGATAATTCATATTTAGAATTTATACCAGCTCATTTTTTACATTCACCTGGGAATTTCACATTATATGATCCTATATCTAAGATTTTATTTTCAGGTGATATTGGTGTCGGAATAGTACCACCTTCAATGAAAAAAATATTTGTTGATGATTTTGAAGAATATAAAGCACATATGGAAGAGTTTCATAAAAGATATATGGCATCTAATAAAATAATAAATATGTGGATTTCTAAAATAAAAGATTTAGATATTGAAATTATGGCTTCACAACACGGATTACTATTTAAAAAGAATGAATATTTACAGTTTTTAGATTGGATAAAGGATTTAAAATGTGGCGATGACATTATCGAGGAAATATATAATAAAAATTGAGGTGATATGATGTCTAAATCTATTGAATTATTTGAAAATGAAAATCATAAGTTTATATATTTAGGTGTTGAAAAAAATAATTTAGAAGGAATTTTTACAAATCAATTTTTAATTATTCATAATAATGAAGGTGTACTATTGGATCCAGGTGGTGTTCACGTTTTTCCAAGAGTTTTAGCTAATGTTTCTGAAAATATTGATGTAAAAAATATAAAAGCTATATTTTACACTCACCAAGATCCTGATGTTTCATCTGGTGTTGCTTTATGGAATTCAACTTTAGAAAATCCAAAAATTTATATATCAGGATTATGGGAAAGATTTTTACCTCATTTTGGTGTATTTGATAATTCGTTGTTAGAACCAATTCCAGATAAAGGTACAAAAATTACTTTTTCTGATGGATATTCTTTGGATATAATTCCTGCTCACTTTTTACATTCTTTAGGTAATTTTGTATTATATGATTCTATTTCAAAAATTTTATTTTCAGGTGATATTGGCGTTGGAGTTGTTCAACCTTCTGAAAACAAAATTTTTGTTGAAAATTTTGATAATTATAAACAGTATATGGAAGGATTCCATAAAAGATATATGTCTTCAAATATTGCTATAAGAAAATGGATTGATACTATTTCAAAATATGAAATTGATATGATGGTTCCTCAACATGGTTTATTATTTAAAAAAGAAGAATTTAGACATTTTCTAAATTGGTTTAAAGATTTAAAATGCGGTGTAGATATAATAAATGAGATTTACTAGGAAGTGATAATATGAGTGAAAAAAACATTGAATATTTAAAGCAAACACTTGAGAAAGTATCTGAAAGCATATATCATGAAAATATTTTAACTTCTTTTATAGATAATTTAGATGAAGTTTTAGGTGAAAGATTTGATAAAGCTACTAAAATTACAAATGAAGTTGGTCTTAATATAATAAAAACTATTGATAATACCGCAAATATCGCTCATTCAATAGAAGAATTATCAAATAATAGTAAAAATGAAAAATTTGAATTATCTAAAATCAATAAAAATATAATTGATAAATTACAAAATGTTGGTGGAAATTTAGAAGAAGTAAAAACTGATGTTGCTGAATCTATAAATTTAGTTTCTAAAGCTCTAGAAAATTTTAACGAAGTTAAAGAGATAACTAAAAATATTAATAAAATTGCTAGAAAAACTAATATCCTATCTATAAATGCGTCCATCGAAGCAGCAAAAGCTAAAGAGCACGGGAGAGGCTTTGCAGTAGTTGCTGAAGAAATCCAAAAACTTTCAACTGAAACAAATGAAAGTGCAAAACAAATAAATAATAAAATTAATTATCTTTCAGATGAAATAAAATCAGTTTTAGATAATATCAATTATATATCAATGCTATTTGAAACAGTTGCTAATATAACAGAAAATTCTTTACAAGTACTTGAAAAAAATGAGGAATTTTTAGATAAAATAATTTTTTCTCTAGAAGAAAGTTCTATTACTTTAGAAGAAAATATTGGGAATTTAACTATGTCAAAAGAAGATTTATTGAATTTAATAAATACTATATCTTCTCTTAATTCAGTAATAAAAAATATTTTGAATATGCAAAAAGAAATTAAAAATATAAAAATATAGCAAAACAGCAGGCAAATGCCTGCTGTTATTATTATAATATAATTCTTCTCATAATATCTGCTAATTCTATAAATGATTCTTTTAATGATGCTCCACCAACTAAACCACCATCAATATTTGGTTTTGTAAATAATCCAAAGTAATTTCCTGGATTTACACTACCTCCATATAATATTGTTATTGATTCAGCTGTTTCTTCATCATATAATTCAGATAATAATCTTCTAATATAAGCATGTACTTCTTCAGCTTGTTCAGGAGTTGCTACTTTTCCTGTTCCAATTGCCCAAACTGGTTCATATGCAATAATAACTTTTTTCGCTTCTTCTTTATTTAAACCATAAAATCCTTCTTTTACATGCTTTTCAACAACATTAAAGGTTAATCCTTTTTCTCTTTCTTCTAATTTTTCTCCAATACAGAATATTGGTGTTAATTCTTTTTCTAATGCTTTTTTAATCTTTTTATTTATTATTTCATCAGTTTCTCCAAAAATATTTCTTCTTTCAGAATGACCCAATATTACATATTCAACTCCAATAGCTTTTAACATTTCAGCTGAAACTTCACCTGTAAATGCTCCTTTATCTTCAAAATACATATTTTGTGCTGCAACACCTATATTTGTGCTTGCTGTTAAGTCGACTGCTTTTTCTAAAGCTAAGAATGTTGGAGCTATAATTACATCAAATTTCTTTTCTTTTCCTATATTAGCTGTTAATTTAGAAATAAACTCTGCTGCTTCTAAATTTGTTTTATTCATTTTCCAATTACCAGCTAATACATACTTTCTATTAGTTAGTTTTTTTTTTGAAGCTATGCTTGCAATTCCAGGTAATTCTAAACCTTCTAAAAATTCTAATGAAGCTCCTCCACCAGTTGAAACGTGTGAAACTTTTCTTTCTAATCCAAATAATTCAATAGCAGCAGCACTATCTCCACCACCAATAATTGTTGTAGCACCCTCATCTGTTATATCTGCAACCATTTTTGCCACTTCTTTTGTACCTGTTGCAAAATCTTCTATTTCAAAAACTCCCATTGGACCATTCCAAACAACTGTTTTTGCACCAGCTAATTTTGATTTGAATAATTCAATGCTTTCAGGTCCTATATCTAATCCCATCCAACCTTCTTCTATACCTTCATCTATTTTTACAACTTTCTTTTCTACTCCAGCTTCTAATTTTTGTGCAACTATTGTATCAACTGGAAGAACTAATTCTACACCTTTTTCTTCAGCTTTTGCTAATAACTCTTTTGCTAAATCAACTTTATCTTCTTCAAATTTAGAAGAACCAATTTCTTTTCCTTGAGCTTTTAAGAATGTGAACATCATAGCTCCACCAATTAAAATTTTATCTGCTTTTTCTAGTAAGTTAGTAATAACTCCTATTTTATCTGATACTTTAGCACCACCTAAAATAACCACATATGGTTTTTCTGGATTTTGAGTAGCTTTTGATAAGAATTTTATTTCTTTTTCCATTAAGAATCCTGCTACACTAGGAATAAATTGTGCTATACCAACATTTGAAGCATGTGCTCTATGAGCTGTACCAAATGCATCATTAACATGTACATCTGCTAAATCTGCCCATTGTTTTGCTAATTCTAAATCATTTTTTGTTTCACCTTTCATGAATCTTGTGTTTTCTAATACTAATACTTCTCCTTCTTTTAATTCTTCAACGGCTTTTTTAACCTCTTCTCCAACTACTTCTGGAACAAATTTTACTTCTTGATCTAATAATTTGCTTAATCTTTCTGCAACAGGTCTTAATGAAAATTCTGGTTTTGCTTCACCTTTAGGTCTTCCTAAGTGTGATAATAATATCACTTTTGAACCTTCTTTTAATGCATGTTTTATTGTAGGAATAGCTTCTTTAATTCTCTTATCATTAGTTATTTTTCCATCTTTCATTGGAACATTAAAATCTACTCTCATTATTACTTTTTTGCCTTTTAAATCTAAATCTTTTATTGTCATTTTTTCCATTGTTTTTCCCCCTTTTCATATTTTTCTTCCAAAAAAGGGGACTAAAGTCCCCTTCTATTAATGGTTATTATAACATTGATGCCATTTTTTCAGCTAAATCTACAACTCTTGCAGAATATCCATATTCATTATCATACCATGATGCAACTTTTACTAAATTACCATCCATAACTTTTGTTAATGATGCATCAAAGATACCTGAGAATGTTGTTCCAATAATATCTGAAGATACTAATTCTTCTTCTGTATAACCTAAAATTCCTTTTAAGTAAGTTTCTGAAGCTTCTTTCATAGCTGCATTTACTTCTTCTGCTGTTGTCTCTTTTTCAACTACAACTGTTAAGTCTGTAATTGATCCATCTGGTGTTGGAACTCTCATTGCTATACCATCTAATTTTCCTTTTAATTCAGGAATAACAATTCCTACAGCTTTTGCAGCACCTGTTGTTGTTGGGATAATATTAACAGCAGCTGCTCTTGCTCTTCTTAAGTCTGAATGTGGTAAATCTAAAACTCTTTGATCATTTGTGAATGAATGAACTGTTGTTAATAATCCTGTTTTAACACCAAATTTTTCTTTTAAAACTTTAATTACAGGAGCAATTGAGTTTGTTGTACATGATGCGTTTGAAACAACTACATGATCTTTTGATAATAATTCGTCATTAACACCTAATACAACTGTTAAATCAACTTCTCCTTTTGCAGGAGCTGTAATAATTACTTTTTTTGCTCCAGCTTCAATATGAGGCATTGCTTTTTCTTTATTTCTGAATACGCCTGTTGATTCAATAACAATATCTACTCCTAAATCTCCCCAAGGTAAATTTCTAGGAGCTTTTTCAGCAAAAACTTTTACTTCTTTTCCGTTAACTAAAAATCCTGTTTCTGTTACTTCTACAGTTCCATCAAATTTTCCATGTACACTATCGTATTTTAATAAGTGAGCTAATGTTTTTGGATCTGTTAAATCATTTATTGCAACTACTTCAAAGTTTCCCCTTTTCATCATTTCTCTAAATACTACTCTCCCAATTCTCCCAAAACCGTTAATAGCAACTTTAATAGCCATTAATAAACACCTCCTATAATATAAATGAAATAAATATTTTTTAATTGTTATTTTTTTCTCTAATTAATTATATACCTCTTTTTTAAATTTAATATTTTACTAGTATAAAGATTTATAGGTGATTATATTTAAATAATGTTAATTACATACCTAAATTTAAACCGCCTAGATATTTTTGAGATATTTTTTCTGTTTCTTCTTCCTTATAATTTTTTGCTTTTTCTAATACTTCATTTGTTGCTGCAACTATCATATCTTTAATAATATCAAAATCTTCATCTTCCAACTCTTCAGAAATTTCAATATCTTTTATTTTCAAGTCTCCTGTAGCGATTACTTTAACAACTCCGCCGCCACTAGTTGCCTCAAATTCTTTAATAGCAAGTTCTGATTCAAATGCTTTTAATTCTTGTTCCATTAATTCTTGTGTTTTTTGTGCTTCTTGCATTAATTTCATAATATCATTCTTTTTTCCACCTGATGATTTCAAACTTCTTCCACCTAAACCTCTTATTTTTTTAGCCATTATATCCCCTCTCTTCTTTACGTCTTTTTATCAGTAATATTATACCATAAATCTCAAATTTTAATGTTTATGTTTAAATAAATTAAAAAATCTCAATTTTCCATGAAATTTTTTTCATTTCCCCTTATAATTAAAAACCCTCCAGCTTTGCTGGAGGGCTATTGGTTATTATTAATATTCTGGCATATCTGGCATTGCTGGAGCTTTTTCTTCTTTTGGTTCTTCTACCACTAATACTTCTGTTGTTAATAACATTGAAGCAATTGATGCTGCATTTTGAACTGCACTTCTTGTAACTTTTGCTGGATCAATTATACCTTTTTCAAACATATCTACATATTCGTTGTGTAATGCATCATAACCATATGATGGTTCATCTTTTGATAATACTCTGTCTATAATTATTGCTCCATCTACACCAGCATTTTTAGCAATTTGTCTAATTGGTGCTTCTAAAGCATTATATACAACTTTAGCACCGATTAATTCATCACCTTCTAATTCTGATAATATTGATTCAATACCTTTTTTTGCTCTTAATAATGTTACTCCACCACCAGGTACAATTCCTTCTTCAACTGCAGCTCTTGTAGCTGATAATGCGTCTTCAATTCTGTGTTTCTTTTCTTTTAATTCTGTTTCTGTAGCTGCTCCAACTTTAATAACTGCAACTCCACCAGCCATTTTTGCAAGTCTTTCTTGTAATGTTTCTTTTTCATATTCTGATGTTGTATTTTCAATTTGTGCTTTTAATTGTTTAATTCTTTCTTTTATTGCTTGTTCGT is part of the Marinitoga litoralis genome and harbors:
- a CDS encoding acylphosphatase; this translates as MTGKRYRVYGRVQGVGFRWFVNSVAESLNIKGYVMNMPDGSVEVWGEGDEEALNSLKNYIIKGNGFSYVENIEEEIVPVQGYTHFSIKY
- the tpiA gene encoding triose-phosphate isomerase — its product is MEKMTIKDLDLKGKKVIMRVDFNVPMKDGKITNDKRIKEAIPTIKHALKEGSKVILLSHLGRPKGEAKPEFSLRPVAERLSKLLDQEVKFVPEVVGEEVKKAVEELKEGEVLVLENTRFMKGETKNDLELAKQWADLADVHVNDAFGTAHRAHASNVGIAQFIPSVAGFLMEKEIKFLSKATQNPEKPYVVILGGAKVSDKIGVITNLLEKADKILIGGAMMFTFLKAQGKEIGSSKFEEDKVDLAKELLAKAEEKGVELVLPVDTIVAQKLEAGVEKKVVKIDEGIEEGWMGLDIGPESIELFKSKLAGAKTVVWNGPMGVFEIEDFATGTKEVAKMVADITDEGATTIIGGGDSAAAIELFGLERKVSHVSTGGGASLEFLEGLELPGIASIASKKKLTNRKYVLAGNWKMNKTNLEAAEFISKLTANIGKEKKFDVIIAPTFLALEKAVDLTASTNIGVAAQNMYFEDKGAFTGEVSAEMLKAIGVEYVILGHSERRNIFGETDEIINKKIKKALEKELTPIFCIGEKLEEREKGLTFNVVEKHVKEGFYGLNKEEAKKVIIAYEPVWAIGTGKVATPEQAEEVHAYIRRLLSELYDEETAESITILYGGSVNPGNYFGLFTKPNIDGGLVGGASLKESFIELADIMRRIIL
- a CDS encoding alkaline phosphatase family protein, producing MWKDILKEIYDNKIEGLGILPHYNKYSILNVANWIIYNFGGIPLYNPYPIPFKNKKHVVLFLVDAMSYNTFKLVLKEGDFKYLKQHQFFPATSVFPSTTANAITTIMTAQPPAKHGILGYILYLKELGSLVSMIDFSPILGDRGVFETFLVNDILNVRTIYEILNDLDVKTFTHTHSDIVNSGLSKIHGKGGNIKGYKSLVEMFGMVYDKLNEFKNDKSFQFAYYGYVDGIGHKYGPKDRKYKSEIYWFLKMLEKEFLECIDLKDTAIIITADHGMLESPLVNEIRFSNKDELSKNLWIPPGGEMRMMYFYTKNKKRFFDYFNLNYNDYGNLLDINEAENINLFGCKLDEKFKERVGDYIMISKSNYSFVYKYGNSFVHLKGKHGGLSFHEMVVPLIVFG
- a CDS encoding YbaB/EbfC family nucleoid-associated protein; this translates as MAKKIRGLGGRSLKSSGGKKNDIMKLMQEAQKTQELMEQELKAFESELAIKEFEATSGGGVVKVIATGDLKIKDIEISEELEDEDFDIIKDMIVAATNEVLEKAKNYKEEETEKISQKYLGGLNLGM
- a CDS encoding LVIVD repeat-containing protein, whose product is MKFKTLLILSLLLAISLLANQSLFINSYEEGVSEIYFENPLSPKFVSSYPYVLNIKDLPVFFDSKVTSFFINEDLLVIGLESKKVYFINLKNNDFQVFELKDYPTQIKMYEDTYYVSVYKNEIIPFKYENGKVIKGFRINSIGETFDFAFTDNYLYVADGIKGLAIYSKSNGTFKYMRHLKTGGDVQKIYIDENYIYTLDGAKGISVFDISFKLLPFLVKTVDTGGGVNAILKKGNYLFVTDKWYGLEVFKMEDILDTDAKKKVLPIYKHYTLNTPIDLKIIDNNYLVVTDDWGGLELFNISNPDKPELVKTFNNHTILQGLFVKDNYLYAADKKDGLIIFDIADPTDPKEVASKRTLNLKLLPRRLEQTLNDAFNVFADNKYAYIADRQNGFTIFDISDLNNPTVLSNYVDVKDNDNVILGYTNNFVVEENTAYIADSYKDLVVLDITNKNKPVINSINRVLGRTMDVAKKGNYIFLATDDVGFETIKFENGKYYNLSQKFRINGFVKDIELYNDYAYLAVDWKYTVLKNKTVEIGEPGVYIVNITDPENPFVENRININDSGVLKVRVFNDILFAAMGKDGFALIDIKTNKIISKINTPGYTYDLYVKNNYLYVADGKNGMMIFDIQNPTNPQFIKKIFWRTYGEIQ
- the gap gene encoding type I glyceraldehyde-3-phosphate dehydrogenase; translated protein: MAIKVAINGFGRIGRVVFREMMKRGNFEVVAINDLTDPKTLAHLLKYDSVHGKFDGTVEVTETGFLVNGKEVKVFAEKAPRNLPWGDLGVDIVIESTGVFRNKEKAMPHIEAGAKKVIITAPAKGEVDLTVVLGVNDELLSKDHVVVSNASCTTNSIAPVIKVLKEKFGVKTGLLTTVHSFTNDQRVLDLPHSDLRRARAAAVNIIPTTTGAAKAVGIVIPELKGKLDGIAMRVPTPDGSITDLTVVVEKETTAEEVNAAMKEASETYLKGILGYTEEELVSSDIIGTTFSGIFDASLTKVMDGNLVKVASWYDNEYGYSARVVDLAEKMASML
- a CDS encoding methyl-accepting chemotaxis protein, which encodes MSEKNIEYLKQTLEKVSESIYHENILTSFIDNLDEVLGERFDKATKITNEVGLNIIKTIDNTANIAHSIEELSNNSKNEKFELSKINKNIIDKLQNVGGNLEEVKTDVAESINLVSKALENFNEVKEITKNINKIARKTNILSINASIEAAKAKEHGRGFAVVAEEIQKLSTETNESAKQINNKINYLSDEIKSVLDNINYISMLFETVANITENSLQVLEKNEEFLDKIIFSLEESSITLEENIGNLTMSKEDLLNLINTISSLNSVIKNILNMQKEIKNIKI
- a CDS encoding MBL fold metallo-hydrolase is translated as MSKSIELFENENHKFIYLGVEKNNLEGIFTNQFLIIHNNEGVLLDPGGVHVFPRVLANVSENIDVKNIKAIFYTHQDPDVSSGVALWNSTLENPKIYISGLWERFLPHFGVFDNSLLEPIPDKGTKITFSDGYSLDIIPAHFLHSLGNFVLYDSISKILFSGDIGVGVVQPSENKIFVENFDNYKQYMEGFHKRYMSSNIAIRKWIDTISKYEIDMMVPQHGLLFKKEEFRHFLNWFKDLKCGVDIINEIY
- a CDS encoding MBL fold metallo-hydrolase gives rise to the protein MNKSFVLFESNNHKVIHLGFEYLNSEGIFSNQYLIIHNKIGFLIDPGGVHVFSRVLSNISSYIDPRNILGVFFSHQDPDVAAGLSLLHAHLPFAKYYFSKLWDRFMPHYGIFKKNNFFLIEDYGGKFFFDDNSYLEFIPAHFLHSPGNFTLYDPISKILFSGDIGVGIVPPSMKKIFVDDFEEYKAHMEEFHKRYMASNKIINMWISKIKDLDIEIMASQHGLLFKKNEYLQFLDWIKDLKCGDDIIEEIYNKN